A window from Zonotrichia albicollis isolate bZonAlb1 chromosome 8, bZonAlb1.hap1, whole genome shotgun sequence encodes these proteins:
- the LEPROT gene encoding leptin receptor gene-related protein, translated as MAGVKALVALSFSGAIGLTFLMLGCALEYYGVYWPLFVLIFYFICPIPHFIAKRVGDDSDAASSACRELAYFFTTGIVVSAFGFPIILARVEAIKWGACGLVLAGNAVIFLTILGFFLVFGRGDDFSWEQW; from the exons ATGGCGGGCGTGAAAG CTCTCGTGGCCTTGTCGTTCAGCGGAGCCATCGGGCTGACGTTCCTCATGCTGGGCTGCGCCCTGGAGTACTACGG TGTGTACTGGCCGCTGTTTGTGCTGATCTTTTACTTCATCTGCCCCATTCCCCACTTCATTGCCAAGAGGGTGGGAGATGACAGCGAtgcagccagcagtgcctgcagggagctggcctATTTCTTCACCACGGGAATTGTTGTCTCTGCCTTTGGATTCCCCATCATCCTGGCACGGGTGGAAGCA ATCAAGTGGGGAGCCTGTGGCCTGGTGCTGGCTGGCAATGCAGTCATTTTCCTGACCATTCTTGGCTTTTTCCttgtctttggcagaggagaTGATTTCAGCTGGGAGCAGTGGTAG